One region of Populus trichocarpa isolate Nisqually-1 chromosome 4, P.trichocarpa_v4.1, whole genome shotgun sequence genomic DNA includes:
- the LOC18098413 gene encoding uncharacterized protein LOC18098413, whose amino-acid sequence MDPVVLFPESMDTALILVTKPFSLCKLAIMFPLKIMFIAIHTWIELLVVTINFHLNMFWKAMVCFVGLILFPGRVLTALPREKMLEDHLLRMQIELDNLIWERKELHGQLQTADKEIRILESMLAEVEEENDKAIAKIEFLEVELQDLKAENAQLKENLGKGCWSFKDHDHRDNGHNIIADNYGISSGIQSWKSDYKGTEILFQDLMIQREGWEGDCKSKAEFANCLKAESTDSVPIHQVTTGVFSRNLDINEALILSREAALSQSLFSAVLSLLVGMIIWEAEDPCMPLVVALFTVVGMSLKSVVQFFSTIKNKPASDAVALLSINWFILGTLTYPTLPRVAHILAPWALSLLDRTVSWLGISSC is encoded by the exons ATGGATCCAGTGGTGCTATTTCCGGAATCAATGGATACTGCTTTAATCTTGGTGACAAAGCCTTTCTCATTATGCAAATTGGCCATCATGTTTCCTCTCAAAATCATGTTTATTGCGATTCACACTTGGATAGAGCTGCTGGTAGTCACAATCAATTTTCATCTAAATATGTTCTGGAAGGCCATGGTTTGCTTTGTCGGTCTTATACTTTTTCCTGGTCGGGTTTTGACTGCCTTACCAAGGGAGAAGATG CTGGAAGACCATCTGCTTCGGATGCAGATCGAATTGGATAATCTTATTTGGGAAAGGAAGGAACTTCATGGCCAGCTCCAGACAGCAGATAAAGAAATTAGAATTTTGGAATCAATGTTAGCCGAAGTTGAAGAGGAAAATGACAAGGCCATTgccaaaattgaatttctagAGGTTGAG TTGCAGGATCTGAAGGCTGAAAATGCTCAGCTGAAGGAAAATCTGGGTAAAGGTTGTTGGAGCTTTAAAGATCATGATCACAGAGACAATGGCCATAATATCATTGCTGACAACTATGGCATTTCCTCTGGTATCCAGTCATGGAAATCTGACTATAAAGGAACTGAAATCCTATTCCAAGACCTGATGATACAGAGAGAGGGATGGGAGGGCGACTGCAAGAGCAAAGCAGAATTTGCCAACTGCTTGAAAGCTGAATCCACAGATAGTGTGCCCATCCACCAAGTTACGACGGGTGTTTTCTCAAGGAATTTAGACATTAATGAGGCTCTGATACTTAGCAGGGAGGCTGCACTTTCTCAGTCTCTTTTCAGTGCCGTGCTATCACTTTTGGTAGGAATGATCATCTGGGAAGCTGAAGATCCTTGCATGCCCCTTGTGGTAGCACTCTTCACTGTTGTTGGCATGTCACTGAAAAGTGTGGTTCAATTTTTCTCCACTATAAAGAACAAACCTGCTTCTGATGCAGTTGCTCTCCTAAGCATCAACTGGTTCATACTTGGCACACTTACTTATCCAACACTGCCAAGGGTAGCCCATATTTTGGCTCCATGGGCCTTGAGTTTATTGGACCGGACAGTGAGCTGGCTTGGTATCTCTTCCTGTTAA